GCCATTTTAGCCGAACTTGCCCGCCAGGGATTCCAAATAATCCTGGCCACGCACAGCATGAGTTTGCTCAAAGCATTTCATATCCTATCGCGGCAGAAAGATGCCAAGGCGCTACCGATAAAGTATTTTGGGTTGAATGCTCGCCAAGGGGAGGCTACCACCGTAGTCACAACGGATAATTTCGAGTATTTGCCAGATGTGGTAGCACTGGAAGTTGAATTAGAACAGGCCGACGATTTAGAGGAGATTTTCGCCCGAGAAGACAGACAGTTTCATGCCGACAATAGAGGAGAAGAATAAGG
The genomic region above belongs to Hymenobacter psoromatis and contains:
- a CDS encoding AAA family ATPase, whose protein sequence is MPKEGTSIEMNLVAEGIRKFAILSQLLANGKLTPETTLFWDEPEANLNPALLRKLAAILAELARQGFQIILATHSMSLLKAFHILSRQKDAKALPIKYFGLNARQGEATTVVTTDNFEYLPDVVALEVELEQADDLEEIFAREDRQFHADNRGEE